One stretch of Armigeres subalbatus isolate Guangzhou_Male chromosome 2, GZ_Asu_2, whole genome shotgun sequence DNA includes these proteins:
- the LOC134211443 gene encoding uncharacterized protein LOC134211443, translating to MSTIKYIGRTTDFKGKTLWEIVGNLKNFGVGRIVVRSMFERYPEPSYMKIVNVETLPNEETRKVKVTVEKTFRGRTYPKLVQIDSVSYKADYRLLHKHEEEEYCRVAQRTEKIVPREIDLPPLLKEFVLKETGQSDKKIAIKLKPGHNSIYRLAKEGEKPTFDVGMNLGKPASPSLYANCDL from the exons ATGTCTACAATCAAGTACATCGGTCGCACTACCGACTTCAAAGGAAAAACGTTGTGGGAAATTGTAGGAAACCTGAAAAATTTTGGAGTTGGACGCATCGTGGTTCGAAGCATGTTCGAGCGCTACCCGGAACCGAGTTATATGAAAATCGTTAATGTCGAAACACTACCGAATGAG GAAACTCGTAAAGTGAAGGTAACGGTTGAAAAGACATTCCGCGGCCGAACCTATCCCAAGCTGGTACAAATTGATAGCGTGTCGTATAAAGCGGATTATCGTTTACTTCACAAACACGAAGAGGAAGAATACTGCAGGGTGGCCCAACGAACGGAAAAGATAGTTCCAAGGGAAATCGATTTGCCTCCGCTATTGAAGGAATTCGTCCTAAAAGAAACTGGCCAAAGTGACAAGAAGATTGCAATTAAGTTAAAGCCAGGCCATAACAGCATTTACCGGTTGGCCAAAGAGGGCGAAAAACCTACTTTCGATGTGGGGATGAACCTGGGGAAACCCGCTAGCCCTAGTCTGTATGCTAATTGTGACTTGTAA